The DNA sequence TCTAAGGAACTGACATCAAAGGTATCCCTAAGTCTTTGACTGGCTTCGACTAAAGTAAAAGGTTGTTGCGATCGCAAAGAATAACAAAAGCTATCGGGCAAATAATCGGCTAAATACTCAGATTTCTCTCCTGGACGAAGTAAACCGTTAACATCTGGTGCATTAGCAGGAATTAAGACTTCAGAAGGCTGTAAACGCAATAATTCTAAAGTTAAAGAGCTAAGTTCACTAGACTGAGTGGTAAAAAATTCCCCTGTAGAGATATCTGCATAAGCCAATCCCCAATGCTCCCCCGCAACGACAATAGCAGCCAGGAAGTTATTCTGACGCGATCGCAGCATCCCATCATCGGTTAAAGTACCAGGGGTAAGCAGCTTTTGAATTTCTCTTTTAACTAAGTTGCGTTTTTCCGCACTAGCAGTAGCAGCATCCTCAACCTGATCGCAGATTGCCACCGCATAGCCTTTTTCTACCAGCATCGTACTATAGCGCTCTAAAGCATGGTGAGGCACACCAGTCATCGCCACTCGCCCTAATTCTTTGCCCCCCTCTTTACTAGTTTGCACCAGTTCGAGTTCTCTAGCGATCGTCACAGCATCCTGAAAAAAGCATTCAAAAAAATCCCCTACCCGATAGAGCAACAGCGCATTAGGATATTGTTCTTTCACTTCCACATAATGTTGATACATCGGTGAAAGCTTTGATTTATCAATGTTGCGACAATCAGTAATGATGTTTCGCTCTGTTTTATGATGCTTCTCAGATGACATGAATCTCTATCAATCAGGATTTATTACTACTATGACTTTATCGCACAAGATTAGGTTCTTTAAATGTAATCTTGACCTGCTTACGGAAATGGCGATCGCTAGATCATTTTACCCAACCAAAAAAGACGAGCTTTAACACCCGCCTTTAATCTCTACTTATAAGGGCAAACGGCAGTTAACTCCTTGACTTTTGACTTTTGACTTTTGACTTTTGACTTTTGACTTTTGACTTCTATTAACCTGGCTCTTCCTCGTATTCAGGCGCTTTTTGCTTTTCAGGAATATTTACGGGAGGAGGATTATAAGCTTTTGGTTCAGTATCATCATCCCAAACATCATCATTAGAGATTTCTTCATATTCATATTTTTTCACTGGTGGCGCTTCATATACTTGCGCATCGTAGACTTCAGGATCAGCGTCTTCCCAGTTATTCTCTTCGTCATCATCCTCATAAGGAATTGCTTCGGCTTGTTGTCTCATAGGCGGGGGTGCAGTACGAGATTCCTGCCATTCATCTTCATCCCAGCGTTCTTCCATGACTGGTTCTCTAGTGTCTAGGTTTGTTGGGATGGGAGTGCGCAGAGGAGTACCTGTAGGTAACTGGTTTTCCGCCTTAATAGTTTGAGGATAATAACCCACATCGTCTTTTTCCCAAGGAGGACGACCAATTCCTAAACGCTCAAGTAGTCCGACGGAAATCTGCTCGATCCGCTCTTCCGAACCTTCAAAAACAATTAGACGATTAGGGCCACTGCTAACAACTTCTTCGATGGATAGCTCATAGGTACTAATAAACTGCTCAGGAATTTGGGGAATGCCCAAAGAAGCAATCACAATGGAATTAACTGCACCATTTTCCGCGTCAAACTGAAAATCTCTAACTTTACCCAAAGGTTCGCCAGCTTCGGTAATGACCTCACAGTTGACTAACTTACTATAAATTTCAACGTCAATATCTTCAATGACGTTTTCGTCTTCCACTAGAATTACATCTCCAGTTTGACGAATACTATCAAGATACATATATTTTGGTATCCCAGAGACTGACAAGAAATTGTCTCGTAGTCCCAAAGCCACTATTTCTCTGCGGTCTATATCTACCAAGACCTCTTTTACCACTCCTAATCTTTTACCTGTGTTACGGGCAATGACTTGAGTGTTAATAAATTCAGAGCGTAAATGTATGTTTTCAGTTGTCATGTTGCTGTTTGGTTAATGTAAGCTACTGCTCGCACCTGCTATTTATCTAGTATTTTTATTAAATAAGCCTTTGTTTCAAAATAATGCCATAAAAGCTGCCAAGCTTATAATTTTATAATTGCTGAGATTAGCATTAAGTAATTTCTCTAAATTTATTCTAGCTAATCCCTAGATATTATTTGCCCTATTGGAGCATGAATACTAACTTTTGGCAATGGAAAGTTATTTAATCTATTTCACTGAGCTACTTTTGCTTTTTGCCTTTTTCCACCCTCAGCAGAATAATTTGTTTTTTGAAAGTTAATCTAATAATGTTTGTTGGTCTAATAGCTGCTGAAAACTTTTCTTATTGGGTAGAGAAGACTGAGCGCCATTTTTAGTTACGGATAAAGCAGCTCCTACTGTTGCCCACTGTACCGCTTCCTTGATTTTTTTCCCTGATGCTAACCCTGCGGCTAAAGCTCCATTGAAAGCATCTCCCGCAGCTACTGTATCTACCACAGGAACATCAATTGGTTTGAGCCAATAGCTCTCAAGTTCATTACTGTAAAGAGAGCCTTGACTTCCCAAAGTGATAATGACATTTTTGATGCCCATTTGATGTAGAGAAGAGGCTGCTTGTCTGGCGGTAGTAACTCCATCCACTGTAAAGCCTACTAGCTGACTAGCTTCGATTTCATTGGGAGTAATGATATCTACCAGGCTGTATAGTTCTTCGGGTAAATTGGCGGTGACTGGAGCAGGATCTAAAATTAGCAGGCAATCATGGGCTTTTGCTTCTCGGGCTGCGGTCAAGACTGTGGCTAGAGGAATACCTAGTTCTAACAACACAATTTTAGCCTGGGGTAGTAGTTTGATAAACTGCTTAATTTCTGCCTCACGCACTAAGTTATTAGCACCGCCAGCACAAGCAATAGTATTGGCACCGTATCGATCCACCACAATGGAAGCGATGCCTGAATAGGTATGGGAATTGATGTTAATGCCGTCTGTATTGACCCCAGAAGATTGCAAACTGTTGATTAAAGTTTGACCAAAAGTATCATTTCCTACCTGACCAACTAAAGATACAGGAATGCCTAATTTAGCGATCGCCACTGCTTGATTTGCTCCTTTCCCTCCAGCTGAGGAAAAAAAGCGATCGCCAATCACTGTTTCTCCCTTTGCTGGTAAATGAGGTACTTCAACTACTAAATCTAAATTGATACTGCCAAAGACAACTACGGTCATTATTTGTTTATATCTAACTTTAATCTTGCCTATGTACTGATTATAAGTGACTGGCGACTAGCAACTAGGGAAAGTCCGAACTCACCTAAACTAAACCTAAACTAAGATTTCTGCTAATTGTTGTAATAGCTCTTGTTCGTTATAAGGTTTGGAGAAATAAGCTGATGCGCCTAGATCCATTGCTAGTTTACGATGTTTATCATTATTGCGAGAGGTCAGCATCGCCACGGGTAAATTAGCCAGTTCTGGTTTTTCCTTGACTGCTATCAAGAACCCATAACCATCTAGTCGAGGCATTTCCACATCCGAAATAACCCCCTGAACCACTAATCCACTCGTCAATTTATCCAGAGCCTCTAAACCATCTTTTGCTTGTTCTACACGATAGCCAGCTTTTTCTAAAGTCAAACTTAGATAACGACGGACATTGATGGAATCATCTACTATTAGAATAGTTTTGGTGACAGGAAGATCATTAGCAGCACCCAAATCTACATCAGCTGAATTAGGGTTGAGGCGATCGCTGGCATAACGTTCCGCCAAGGCGAGAGGATCGATCAAAGGAATAACTTTTCCATCCCCAAACACTACAGAACTAATGACCCCAGGCGGTAAAGGAACAGGACTATCAATTGCTCGAATCGTGGATTCTTGTTCGTCCCAGAAACGGCTAATTTTCAAGGCGGCGAAAAATTGATCATCCCCCACCACTAGAGTCATAGTTTGATTAATAGTCGGCGTACCAGTTAAACCGACCGCATTATACAAACGGTTATAAACTAAAATCTTTTCTATTTCGATTAAAGGAATTTTTGTTTGCTGCCAAGGGACGATCTTGGTGTCTTCTGGCGTTAATTCTTCTTGTGGCTCACCAGATATTAATTCTCTAATGCTATTGGCAGGAATGGCAAAAACAATCCCCCCTTGTTCCACGATCGCTACCCGCAAAATCGACAAAGTAAAGGGAATTCTAAGTTTAAACGTAGTACCTTGACCTAGTTTGGTATCCACCCGAATATCACCGCGAATCTCTTGGAGATTAGTTCGCACCACGTCCATACCCACTCCTCGACCCGATAGTTCCGTAACTTGACTTGCCGTACTAAAGCCAGGTTCAAAAATAAAGTTGAGTAATTCGGCTTCGCTGATTCGGGACACTTCTGCTTGGGAAAAACCCATTTGATGAACGCGATCGCGAATTTTTTCGAGGGGAATTCCCCCACCATCATCACTGATGGTAATGACACTATAAGTACCTTGATTATTAGCTTGGATCGTAATAGTACCTGCCTCTGGTTTCCCCGCAGCAATACGAGCTTGAGGAGTTTCAATCCCGTGGTCAAAGGAGTTACGCAACAAGTGCATCAAAGGATCGCTTAAGGTTTCAATTACCAAACGATCCAAGAGAGTTCTTTCGCCAATAATCTTTAGCTCTACTTTTTTAGCAAACTGAAGATTGAGGTCACGAATTACCCTGGGGAATCGTTTTACAGCATCGGCAAAAGGCAACATTTGAGTGCGGGTCACGTTCCCCTGCATCGATCTGGTGGTGTAGTGGAGATCTCTGGCGGATTGATGAACCTGTTGTAATCCCAGTTCAATATCCGTTGCTACCTCTTGCAGCTGAACGATGGTTTCAATTTGTTCTTGACAGATGAGATGAATGTCACTGTAGCGATCCATTTCTAAACTGTCAAAGCCAGGATGTTTATTGCTAGTTAATGTTCCACCGCTAGCAACTAACTGTTCTTTATCGCTCAATAGTCCTTCCACAGACGCTCGGTCATACCATTGTTTGAGTTGAGTATTAGAACGTTCCATCTGAGACATTCGCTGACTCATCAGGGCAATTACTCCTTGCAATTGTTCGAGTCGCAAGGTGATACTATTTCGGTTTAAAACTAACTGCTCGAACAGGTTGTTGAACTGTTTAAGTTGAGATGCAGGAACTCTGACCATCTTGTCAACCTGCTCCACGGATGGAGTTGGATTTGACGGGGTTTTGAGGGAACTAAAAGCTGATGATTTTTGAGCTTGGTTTTGAGCTTGTAATTGAATTTCCGTTACTGTCTGTTTAATATTAGTTAACTCAACAGTTGGGGTTAAGCCACTGAGATTTGTTAATCCAGTATTTAACTCAGTATTTAAAGCTTCAGGTGTTGATTCTGCTGTTGATTCTACTTCGGGACTATCTAATTCAAAGACGGACTGTAATTTACTTAATTCAACAGAATTCTCCCCAAAAAGTTCGGGTTTTGATGAGTCTTCAGGAACTTCTAATTCAAAGGCGGACTGTAATTTACTTAATTCAACAGAATTCTCCCCAAAAAGTTCGGGTTTTGATGAGTCTTCAGGAACTTCTAATTCAAAGGCAGACTGTAATCCGCTCAATTCTAGAGCATCTAGATCAAAAGGCTCGACTTCCTCCTCGAATTCCTCAATAAAACTAGCCTGATTAACAGTCTCATAACCTTCTAAATAAGAGGGAATTTTTTCGACACTACCTAAAAGAACCAATGCGTGAGATTTCTTCCAAGTTTTGAGAGCTTGGTTAGCTAAAGCTGTAATTTCTGGCTCAGAAACACTTGCTGCCTGGTGTTGAATTGATTCACAAAGTTGAATAAATGGATCGAGGCTTGCCATGTTGCCAAAGCCAATCAATTCTTGAGCTGTGACCGAGAGCTTTTCCGCCAGTTCAGTCAGATCTAAGTTTGATAATTCCTCTTCAAAGCGGGTTAAAATTTCCTCCACCCCTTCTTCAAAAATCAAGAGAGCAGGGTCGCTATCTTCATCTTGTGCCAGTAGAGCATTTTCATCTGCTACTTCCAAATCCCCCAAAAGCGATCGCAATTCTTCAAAAACTGGTTGCAGGCGATCGATAGTTACGACCATCTGTGCTTCAGTTTGAGGATCGCCCCCCGCTACGGCTAAACGGTTTAAACTACCAAGATGACGTAGAGAATCAACACTTTGCAGCAGCAGGGTTTCCACCGCAATATCAATCATGCTGGAAGCATAGCGCACCCGTAGAATTTTCAAGAAATCTTCTAGACGATGGGCAACTTGACTTAAGTTAGTAAAGCTCATCATGCCTGCGCCACCCTTAATTGAGTGAGCAGAACGCAAAACATTATCGATCTTGGCAGGATCAACTTCAGCATTAGCTAATCCGACCAGATTAGATTCCATAAGATCGAAGTATTCCTCTGCCTCATCCAGAAAATTCAGGCGAATCTGTTGTTCTGTATCCATCTTGGTTGCAGTTTAGTAAGTAATATCGTTTTAGTTTTTAGGTAAGACAGATCGATGTAGGGGCGTTTCGCGAAACGCCCCTACCTATTAGCCAGCCACCTTAAACTGTCCTACAGTAGCTTCCAATCTTTGAGCTACCTCGGCTGTTTCCACAATGGATTGGGCTACCTTACTGGAAGACTCGGAGGTATTGGCTGATAATTCAGCAATTTTTTGCATCAGGTTGGTAATGGTTTGAGACGTACTGGCTTGAGATACGGTACTTTGAGAAATTGACCCCATTAGTTGGTTAACTTCTTGGGATTTTTCCAGTACTAGACCCAAACTTTGCTTGGTGGATTCCACTAGACGAGTGGTTTCTACTACCTGGCTTGTCCCTGATTCCATGGCTTGGTTAACTTCTTGGGTTTCTGCTTGAATCGCTGCCACAATATTGGCGATTTCTTTGGTCGCTGCGGCGGATTGTTCTGCCAGGGCACCCACTTGTTCCGCTACAATCGTGAAACCTTGACCATATTCCCCTGCACGTCCCGCCTCAACCGAAGCGTTAATTGCAAGTACGTTGGTTTTAAGGGCAATTTCTTCGATAAAGGATACCACCTGCGAAATTTTCTGGGATGATTCCCCTAAACGCTTCATTTTCTTGGCGGTTTCTCCGACAGTAGTCCGTAGTTGGAGAATACTGGCTACCGTTGAATCCATGTTGGCGGTACTACTAACAATCGTGTTGTAAGTATCATCGGTAATTTTTTCTGCTTGGTTAGCGTTGGCTGCTACTGCCTGAATGGACTGCGACATCTGTTGAACAGAGATTAACGTCTCACGGGCTTCTTTGGTTTCAGCGATCGCCTGTTCTGCTAAAGCGCGAATTTCTGACTCATTTGCCTTGAGGGATGAACCTACTTGACTGGTGGACTGTTTGGCTTCAATCGCAATGTCTTGGAGGTTACCAATAATCGCGTTAAATAGATCGGCAACCGTACTAATTTCCATCGAATCCAAGCCAGCTCGGACGGTTAAATCTCCATCGACAGCAGCTCCTACCTCTTCTAACAGGGTATAGATTGCCATTTCTAGCTTTTCTTTTTCTTGGCGCTGTTGTTGCGCGAATCCTTTTTGTTCTTCCAGGGAGTTTTGAATCTGTGCCGTCATCAAGTTGATATTACTGTTCAATTCTCCCAACTCATCTTGGCTATCCACCGCCAAACGAGTATCCAGGTCGCCACTCCCAATTTTCTTCACCGCCTTCACCGCATCTAGTAGGGGCATAGTGGCACGGTTGGCTAGATAAGCAGCGATCGCTGATACTAATAGGGTGGTCACACCAATACCAATTGCCAGAGTCAAACCTAAGTTTTTCTGAGCTGCAAAGGCAACATCTGTATCTTTAGCAATCAGGGTTTGCCAATTAAGTTCTTTGATTCCTTTTAGCTCAGTTGGGGGCGCAATGGATACTAGCTGTGAAGTTTTGCTGAGTTTATTGGTCGTGGACTTAGTTCTATTTCCGTCTTTACCAGTGGCTAAGGCTAAATCAGCAAAAACGTCCTTCAGCATTAATCCTTCCTGTTGGTTCTTGCCGGCTTCTTTTTCTCCACCCAGGAAAATTTCTCCTGTACTATTGACCAGGTAATATTGCTGCCCTTTAGCTTGATAATTTTCCACAATATCCGTAAAAGTACTAACAGGCAAGCGGGCGCGAGCAAAACCAATGGGCTTACCAGTTCGAGGATCTTTAATTACTGAAGCAGTATAAATACTATAAGTACCCGTAGATTTAGAAATAGTCGGCTGGCTAACCACAATTGCATTGGTTTTTAAGGCTTCCTGCACATAAGGACGATCGAGGTGATTCTCAAGTTTTTGCCCTTCGTCGGATTGGGCAATTACATTTCCTTTTAAGTCAAAAGCAGCGATACTCTCATAAGAACTATAAGCCTCGTAAAAACGTTTCAGAATTTCCGATCTTTCCTCGAAGGTAAATTTTTCGGGGTTAGCAAGAACTTTCAAACTCGAAATTACCGTAATATCACCCCGTCGTTCTTGCATGAATCGACCAACTTTATCTTGTAGCTCACTTGCTTGAAGTTCTTCTGTGGCAATAGTTTCTTTGGTAATCGACTTGTTCGCGAAATAATAAGCCGTTCCCCCTGTAGCTAATACTGGAATTGTACCAAGGGCGATCGCCAATAATGTCGCTTTGGTTTTGAGGCTTAAGGATTTCCCCATACCAGCGTTGTCTGACTTCGTTTGATTAGATTTATCTATACTCATTTTGGATTCTAATTTAATTTAATAGTTAGAAATAGTTAGTTAGGTTTAGAAAATTAATTACTTTAAGCTAGCCAAAAGGCGATTTAATTCTAGGATGGGAATCTTATTCCCTTTTTCCAGTGCCATCCCCGCCATAAAATCGGCAAGATTAGCAGGAGCGTCCTCAAGAGATGATTGAATTTGCTCAATGGGCAAACGGACAATCCCTTGAAGTTGCGTCACCGCCAAGCCAATCAAAATTGCTGGTTCAGATGGCTGATTCATGGTTTGCAAGACAATTACTTGATATTGCCGAGAATTGATTAACTCCGAAGGCAAGGCTAACAATTGAGCTAAATCGAACACACAAAATACGCGATCGCGCGAATTCATCATGCCCACAAACGAGTTGGGCATGGTCGGCAAAGAGGTAATTTGCTCCGCCTCCACGATTAATGATTCCTGCACCTGTGCCATCGATAACAAAGCATTAATTTCTGGTGTCAGTTGGAATTTGATATAGGCATCTCCCGATGCGACATTACCTTGAAATAGCTCTTGTAAGTTGGCTTGAATTCTAGAAGCTGGACTAGATGTAGACATACTTGTTTCATTAATGTTAACTATGCTTGTCGGTTGGGGAGATAGGGAGATAGGGAGGTAGGGAGGTAGGGAGGTAGGGAAGTTAAGGCATCACTTGTCCCCAAGTCCCCAAGTCCCTAAACTCTTTTATCAATCAAAAGTTACATTAAAACTTCGTGAACGGCTTTGACCAATTCATCTTGGGTACAAGGCTTAGTCACATAAGCATTAATCCCCTGTTTTTTTGCCCACATTTTGTCTACATCGCTACTTTTGGCAGTACAGGCAATGACGGGAATACCTTGGGTTTCAGGATTTTTTCTGATTTTACGACAGACATCTAATCCACCCATTTCAGGCATCATCCAATCAGTAACCACAGCATCAGGTTTTTTGGCTATAGTTTGGGCGATCGCATCTTCTCCGTCTTTGGCAACAATGATGTTATAACCAGCTTTGGTTAAATAGTTTGCCATCATATCTAATTCAGATTTTACGTCGTCAACAATTAGGATAGTTTTCATGATTTTAGATTTTAGATTTTTTGCAGTGAATATAATTGATTAATTTAGTAGAACAAGTAATCTTCAAAGATAAATTATTGAAGATACTTATTTACAACTTGATTCAAACCTTCTTTGGTAAAAGGTTTGGTTAGATAATCTGTTGCTCCCGCAAGTTTTGCTCTAGTTTTGTCAATTATTCCCGTATTTCCAGATACCATGATAATCGGTATATGGTTGCAGTTGCCACTACTTCGTAGTAGTCCACATAGTTTATAGCCATTAATTTTTGGCATAGTAATATCCAACAAGATTAGATGAGGAATGATGACAAAAATTTGAGATGCAGCTTTTATAGGATCATCAAGGGCTGTTACTTGAAATTTATTTGGGTCGAGAAAACGTTTGATTTCTTGTAAGATCGTAGGACTATCATCAATACAGACGATTTTCCATGTTTTTGTCGCTTTATCTAATTTATTATTTGTTGTTAGTTTTATTTCTCGATCAATATCATCTAATTTTCGAGATATAGAAGGAATTTTATTTAAAGGCTCTTGAGGACAGTGTAAATCAATTATTTTTTTGTCAATATATGGAGATAGAATTTGTGCTACTTGAAACTCCTTTTTATTTAATAGTATTGACAGTTGACGAATACTAGTATTACCTCTTAATATCTTGCTTAGTTCTATTAAAATATCGTGATTTAAGAAACCTGAATCTGGCAGAGTTTTTGTTTCCCAGCCAGGAGTAAAAGAAGGACATTGATGAATCGAAAGTAATTCTTCACTGCATTTTTGCCATTGTTTTATCTTAATTTCTGCTTCATTTAAACATTCGGCAATACTCAACGATATAGAGACTTGAATTTGTGAAGTAATCCAGGTAGGAACTAAAACATTTTCTTGCCATAAGGAATCGCCTTGCTCGAGCCAGAGACAAGACTGCAATTCGTCTTTAGTGATACTTTCAATTAGTTTGGAGCTTTCATCTGAGTTAAGCTGTTTTTCCGCTATTAACCAGAGAATAATCTTGCTGTAAATATCTAAATCACTAGACTGTTTCGACTGATCTAGTTTAGATAATTGTTCTTCCTGCAAGGATTGGGGTAGCTGTTTTAGAGCAGCTAGAGCTTGTCTCAATCCCAAAAAATGTAAATGGTACTTGAGCTGATCTAGGGATTGTGCCGAGCAGTAAACATATCGTAAACTTCCCATTTGCAAATAAATTTCCCAAACAACCGATTCGCCTCTAAGCTTAAGACAGCCTGAATTTTTAGCTGCTGCTAGTTGCGATAGTAAATGTTGTGAATTGAGTTTTGAAGTTGTTGTCATAATGATAAAAATCAACTTAACTCATTTATTGTTCCCAAAATCACTAGCTAATCCATAATCGAGCAATAAATTTGTGTTGACAGTCGTTTTAAATCGAGGTAAAACTCCCCACAGTTAAGGCTAAATTATCTTTATGAAGAAGTATTTTTCCATCAAAAAAGCGATCGCTCTTTAAAGTGAGAAGAACGATCGCTTTTATAGTCATTCCAAATAAAATCCACACGATTATGTAAGGGCGAATGGCCATTCGCCCCTACGATTAATTGAATTGGATGCGAAATTTTAAAATGCGGAAGCTAATTGGAATGACTATAACTGAAAAAGACTAAAAACTATATGCCCTAAAGGACGAACTAAAAATCTAACCGATCCAGCCAGCACTTAACATTACAGTTAAGGTTATAAAACCAATTCCCAAACCCCAGGTAATCCGATTCAAGGCATTCTCTGCACTCTTAGTACTCGTAAACATTTGTGATTGTCCGCCAATACCGCCTAAACCGTCACCTTTAGGGCTGTGTAGCAGAATGAAAACAATTATGAGAAAGCCACAAGCTGCCCAGATAATCTGTACTATTTGATATAGGTTCATAAT is a window from the Pleurocapsa minor HA4230-MV1 genome containing:
- a CDS encoding PRC-barrel domain-containing protein — its product is MTTENIHLRSEFINTQVIARNTGKRLGVVKEVLVDIDRREIVALGLRDNFLSVSGIPKYMYLDSIRQTGDVILVEDENVIEDIDVEIYSKLVNCEVITEAGEPLGKVRDFQFDAENGAVNSIVIASLGIPQIPEQFISTYELSIEEVVSSGPNRLIVFEGSEERIEQISVGLLERLGIGRPPWEKDDVGYYPQTIKAENQLPTGTPLRTPIPTNLDTREPVMEERWDEDEWQESRTAPPPMRQQAEAIPYEDDDEENNWEDADPEVYDAQVYEAPPVKKYEYEEISNDDVWDDDTEPKAYNPPPVNIPEKQKAPEYEEEPG
- the rbsK gene encoding ribokinase encodes the protein MTVVVFGSINLDLVVEVPHLPAKGETVIGDRFFSSAGGKGANQAVAIAKLGIPVSLVGQVGNDTFGQTLINSLQSSGVNTDGININSHTYSGIASIVVDRYGANTIACAGGANNLVREAEIKQFIKLLPQAKIVLLELGIPLATVLTAAREAKAHDCLLILDPAPVTANLPEELYSLVDIITPNEIEASQLVGFTVDGVTTARQAASSLHQMGIKNVIITLGSQGSLYSNELESYWLKPIDVPVVDTVAAGDAFNGALAAGLASGKKIKEAVQWATVGAALSVTKNGAQSSLPNKKSFQQLLDQQTLLD
- a CDS encoding hybrid sensor histidine kinase/response regulator; amino-acid sequence: MDTEQQIRLNFLDEAEEYFDLMESNLVGLANAEVDPAKIDNVLRSAHSIKGGAGMMSFTNLSQVAHRLEDFLKILRVRYASSMIDIAVETLLLQSVDSLRHLGSLNRLAVAGGDPQTEAQMVVTIDRLQPVFEELRSLLGDLEVADENALLAQDEDSDPALLIFEEGVEEILTRFEEELSNLDLTELAEKLSVTAQELIGFGNMASLDPFIQLCESIQHQAASVSEPEITALANQALKTWKKSHALVLLGSVEKIPSYLEGYETVNQASFIEEFEEEVEPFDLDALELSGLQSAFELEVPEDSSKPELFGENSVELSKLQSAFELEVPEDSSKPELFGENSVELSKLQSVFELDSPEVESTAESTPEALNTELNTGLTNLSGLTPTVELTNIKQTVTEIQLQAQNQAQKSSAFSSLKTPSNPTPSVEQVDKMVRVPASQLKQFNNLFEQLVLNRNSITLRLEQLQGVIALMSQRMSQMERSNTQLKQWYDRASVEGLLSDKEQLVASGGTLTSNKHPGFDSLEMDRYSDIHLICQEQIETIVQLQEVATDIELGLQQVHQSARDLHYTTRSMQGNVTRTQMLPFADAVKRFPRVIRDLNLQFAKKVELKIIGERTLLDRLVIETLSDPLMHLLRNSFDHGIETPQARIAAGKPEAGTITIQANNQGTYSVITISDDGGGIPLEKIRDRVHQMGFSQAEVSRISEAELLNFIFEPGFSTASQVTELSGRGVGMDVVRTNLQEIRGDIRVDTKLGQGTTFKLRIPFTLSILRVAIVEQGGIVFAIPANSIRELISGEPQEELTPEDTKIVPWQQTKIPLIEIEKILVYNRLYNAVGLTGTPTINQTMTLVVGDDQFFAALKISRFWDEQESTIRAIDSPVPLPPGVISSVVFGDGKVIPLIDPLALAERYASDRLNPNSADVDLGAANDLPVTKTILIVDDSINVRRYLSLTLEKAGYRVEQAKDGLEALDKLTSGLVVQGVISDVEMPRLDGYGFLIAVKEKPELANLPVAMLTSRNNDKHRKLAMDLGASAYFSKPYNEQELLQQLAEILV
- a CDS encoding HAMP domain-containing protein, whose protein sequence is MGKSLSLKTKATLLAIALGTIPVLATGGTAYYFANKSITKETIATEELQASELQDKVGRFMQERRGDITVISSLKVLANPEKFTFEERSEILKRFYEAYSSYESIAAFDLKGNVIAQSDEGQKLENHLDRPYVQEALKTNAIVVSQPTISKSTGTYSIYTASVIKDPRTGKPIGFARARLPVSTFTDIVENYQAKGQQYYLVNSTGEIFLGGEKEAGKNQQEGLMLKDVFADLALATGKDGNRTKSTTNKLSKTSQLVSIAPPTELKGIKELNWQTLIAKDTDVAFAAQKNLGLTLAIGIGVTTLLVSAIAAYLANRATMPLLDAVKAVKKIGSGDLDTRLAVDSQDELGELNSNINLMTAQIQNSLEEQKGFAQQQRQEKEKLEMAIYTLLEEVGAAVDGDLTVRAGLDSMEISTVADLFNAIIGNLQDIAIEAKQSTSQVGSSLKANESEIRALAEQAIAETKEARETLISVQQMSQSIQAVAANANQAEKITDDTYNTIVSSTANMDSTVASILQLRTTVGETAKKMKRLGESSQKISQVVSFIEEIALKTNVLAINASVEAGRAGEYGQGFTIVAEQVGALAEQSAAATKEIANIVAAIQAETQEVNQAMESGTSQVVETTRLVESTKQSLGLVLEKSQEVNQLMGSISQSTVSQASTSQTITNLMQKIAELSANTSESSSKVAQSIVETAEVAQRLEATVGQFKVAG
- a CDS encoding chemotaxis protein CheW, coding for MSTSSPASRIQANLQELFQGNVASGDAYIKFQLTPEINALLSMAQVQESLIVEAEQITSLPTMPNSFVGMMNSRDRVFCVFDLAQLLALPSELINSRQYQVIVLQTMNQPSEPAILIGLAVTQLQGIVRLPIEQIQSSLEDAPANLADFMAGMALEKGNKIPILELNRLLASLK
- a CDS encoding response regulator, which produces MKTILIVDDVKSELDMMANYLTKAGYNIIVAKDGEDAIAQTIAKKPDAVVTDWMMPEMGGLDVCRKIRKNPETQGIPVIACTAKSSDVDKMWAKKQGINAYVTKPCTQDELVKAVHEVLM
- a CDS encoding response regulator → MTTTSKLNSQHLLSQLAAAKNSGCLKLRGESVVWEIYLQMGSLRYVYCSAQSLDQLKYHLHFLGLRQALAALKQLPQSLQEEQLSKLDQSKQSSDLDIYSKIILWLIAEKQLNSDESSKLIESITKDELQSCLWLEQGDSLWQENVLVPTWITSQIQVSISLSIAECLNEAEIKIKQWQKCSEELLSIHQCPSFTPGWETKTLPDSGFLNHDILIELSKILRGNTSIRQLSILLNKKEFQVAQILSPYIDKKIIDLHCPQEPLNKIPSISRKLDDIDREIKLTTNNKLDKATKTWKIVCIDDSPTILQEIKRFLDPNKFQVTALDDPIKAASQIFVIIPHLILLDITMPKINGYKLCGLLRSSGNCNHIPIIMVSGNTGIIDKTRAKLAGATDYLTKPFTKEGLNQVVNKYLQ
- the secG gene encoding preprotein translocase subunit SecG, which encodes MNLYQIVQIIWAACGFLIIVFILLHSPKGDGLGGIGGQSQMFTSTKSAENALNRITWGLGIGFITLTVMLSAGWIG